The nucleotide sequence TATGTGTTCAGGAACTAAGTTCAAAATCGTGTTGTCAGTTTCTGCAATTTCTAAGCTACGAGCACTTGTTTTGGCCGTTGTTGAGGAAATATTTGGTTATGCCTGATTTTCGTCTTTCTTATGTCTTTGATCATTACGgttatatatattttgtcataatGCACGGACACTCAATTATGATATCAAGTAATTCTTCACTGATTTGTCGATAAAATTGTTAAATGTTGCccatagcaacgcacgggcattgtcctAGTAGACATAACATCTTGATGCATGGTGGGTCAACACTTCAATAAAATTATCACTACGGGAGAGGTGAAATAGCCGGATGCTACAATGCAGCTTCAGCTTGTTCTGCCTGACCTTGTTACAATGCTAAAACCTTTTTATTCCCATAAACTGGTCGACTCAGTGTTAGACCAGCACATTGCAGCAAATATAACCATCTCGCCATAGTTCATAGTTCAAGTCCACAAATGGTTGTGCCTTGAGTAGATGTCAGTATGCTAGCTACGCGAAGAGTGTCCCACTCATGATGGTAACAGCTTCTCCCTGAATCAGCACTCTCTTATTTGCAACATCCAGCTCCAGATATAGTGTTCCACTCCTTGGAGATGCCTGATGATGAAATGCACAGTACAAATGAAAACCAACGTGGTAGTTTGATTGATTGAGCGCCATTGCAGCATAAACGGATCACTGAACCATAATTCACCTGTCGAAAACATATTCAACAACATTACCTGAAACGCTATCAATTTTTGTTTCCCCAGCTTTTCACCCCAATAGGGTGCCAAAACACAATGTGCACTGCCACATACAGGATCCTGCAATGGTATTGAAGACAGTTTTGGGGTATCTATCAATGAGGAAGTTCAACGAGCTTCACTATTTATATGTATTCAACTTGGCAGAGGTTGTTGTGTCACCTCATCAATCCCAAATTTTGGGCAGAAGAAACGTGAGAAGAAGTCGTAACCCGACCCAGGAGGTGCCGGCCCTGTCACAATCACGCCTCTGCCTGCACATTTTCCAATTTCTTCGATGTTAGGAAGGAGATCGGCGACCTCTTTCCCTGATGAAAGTTCGACCTGAAAGCCGTGCCACATCTTTTGGTTATACTAGCACCAACACGGGTTCGTTACCTCCATTTTACATTCAAGTTAGGAAATACGTATATTTATGCAGGTGGTAGAATAGAAATGGCAAAGGGGGTAAGGTGAAAGACAGTACAATGAAGTCGGTGGTGGTCAACGATTTGTGAACACTGACGACGGACGCGCCGTTGAGCGTCTCCGGGATGGACGGCAGCTCGTCGGCGGGGTCGCAACCCACGTAATCACTCATGGGGAAGTTCAGCTCAATGAACAGCTTCCCCTGCTCCTCCGTCTCGGGTGCAGGAACCTTCTTGGCGGTCAGGATGCCGGACTTGGTCGCAAACTCGACCACTCCATGGCGCTCACCGAGGACGGCCGTGAAGAGGAAGTGGGCTGTTGCCAGCGTCGCGTGCCCGCAGAGCGCGACCTGAGAATTGGAAACGACGGCGCAGATATGAATCAACTGAAGAAATGAAATTGAAATGGTGCGAAATCAACGGGTGTTCAGATGGGAAGCTAGGCGGCGACCTCGGTGACGGTGGTGAACCAGCGGAGGTGGAACCGCGGGATGGCGGCGCCGGCTGCGAGGGAGGAGGAGTCGCGGGAGACGAAGGCGGTCTGGGACTGGTTGAACTCGACGGCGACGGACTGCATCCACCGCCCGTCCCCCGtgggggcggcggcgtcgtcctcGAGGAAACACACCGCGGCCGGGTGGCCCTTGAACGGCTCGGCCGTGAAGGCATCCACCTGCGACGAGACAGCGCAGGCCAACGTGAACGTCAATCCTCATCCGGGCCAAGAAGAGAAAATGAAGAAGAGAAGAGAGCGCTGACCACGACATACTGGATCCCTTTCTTGGCCATGTCCGCGAAACAGCAGAGCACCCGAGCGCCAAATCTGATTTCTCCGAGCTGATGATGATGCCAGTTGGTAACCAGCGACGATATGGAACTTGCAGGCTTCCTTCCTGGCGGTACTCTCTTGTGCTATTTAACTTCTGCGCTAGGCATAAGGAGTCACTGACAGATGGGGTCCCCTTGCGTAGAGAGTCGTAGGCCAGCGGCTACAATGACGGGACCTTACCTGCTGAAAAGTTTTTTTTACGGGAGAACGCCCACTGGATCATTTTATTTCAGGTTAATGATAGTATAATGCTAGGGGGTCTATGTCCCAAAACAAATCCTGCATTGTTTTGGGGACGCGTCGGGGCGCTCGCTAGCGCTCCGCAgtcaaacaaaaaagaaaaaaaatcttttctATTGTAAAAAGGTAGAAAGGGTATGCAATATGTTTcagaaatgttaacgcccacacgtgtgggcgttcaccACTCCGTCCACACGCAAGCATCGCCGTTGGTTTCGTTTTGCACGAATCTTGGAGCAAAAGGGCTGGTTTTCGGCGCCACGTTGGACGATTCTAGTGTGCGGTGTGCGAGTGGGTTCGCCCGCACGATAGTTGCCATCccgcggtcagcggttgccactGAGAGGCGTGCGGTGGAAGTGccatgcgcccgcacgccacggTCCGACCGCAgttgacgtcaaacacgtcgcacacccctccaccctctccctcACGGTTCCATTCATTCTCCCCCGCGTCGCATTTACTGGCACAACCCACTCGCATTACAGTCCACCggaggagaaggcgaggggagaaggcgacggcggaggcgggacAGTCGACGGTGTTCGCGGGCGTTGGTGGTGCTCGTCGGAGCGGAGCGGCGTCGCCGGAACGCGTGCGGGTCGAAGGCAATGCTCGCTTCATTTATCGCATCCCCTCCCTGATTTTGTTCCCCTCTTTCCTCCCTGTTCGATTTCTAGATCCATTCCTAGAAATTCCGGCGATTCGGCGGTGCGCCGGCGTTCCCGCCGCTGCGGCGGTGCGCCATAGTTGTGTGCCTGCCGTTGCTTCGTGGGAGTgggcagtttcgtcgccgccgcTGCGGCGGCATCGTCGGTGAGGCTATGCCTGCTCGTTGGCAACGCATTAGTCTTGCATTTGGATTTTGAGAGTTGTCCGCCGGGTTGTTTTGGTGCGGATTGGTTCGAAATTTGGGGTTGCAGCCATTTCGCGCGAGAATTGTAAGGGTGATTTTGAGGTTGAAGCAGTTGCCATTGAAACCTAGATCTAGTCTAGTTTTGGGGTTAAAACTGCAGACTGTGGCGAAATTGGCAATATGATTGAACGTGAAACAAATGTGCGGCAACTAAACTACCTGAAGAAACGTGGTAGTTGCCACAAACGTGTTCTCCCATGTGGCAACAGATTTCCGAAAATGACTGTCATAGTTGCCGCCCCAAAACGAGGTGGCAACTAATTTCATTGAACTCTTGTGGCAGTTGCCACACGCATGCTCTTCCCATGTGGCAAATTTTAATTCTGCTGAACTTGTACGATAAGTAACCAGAAAAAATATGCTTTCTGAATGTGGCGACTATGGCAGTATGACCGAACGTGAACAGGTGTGTGGCAACTAAACTACATGAACAAATGTGGCAGTTACCACAAATCTGTTCTCTTCTGCGGCAACATATTTTCTGAAACTGACTGTCATAGTTGCCacaaatgtgttcaagctcacaCACAAGGGGGGCAACTAAAATTTACTGAATGAATGAGATAGTTGCCACATACACGCTCTTGAACGAGGCAAACTGATTTTTTACTGAATTTACATAATAGTAACATCAAACATTCTTTTTCATTTGTGAGacttgtttttttttctgaattatttgcgaCAGTTTCCAAACTTTGATAGTTGCCACAATCGGTAGCACTGGACGGAACTAATGTGCACATCGAGTTGGCGTGTTTGTCACTTTGGATTTTGTATAATCATGTTGCAATACAGTATGTGAACATAATGTCTGTTGCCACAATACAGATATGACAGTGTGGCAAACTGGCTGCATAGTATGGCAACCACATTTGCATTCAAATAGTTAATATttttctgttaggtggcaactgcttaccCATTGCATTTTACACTTTCGCCATTAACAATTTGGTTTGTTCCTACATCAGCATAATGGCTCGTGGCGATCATcaaagtgatgatgatgatttcatggatccacctCAACGTAACCAGGCAACTGGACGGAGAAAAGAGGGCGATGAGGTAACTGTCCGCACACCCGCCCCCCTCCTCCTGATTTATGTTATTTGTTGGCAGCTAGATCTTTTTTATAGTCGTCCATCATGAACTAAATTTTCATAACATTGCAAAAACATGGCAACAGCTCAACACTTTTGTGTTTGTTTTTTGCGGAAGAAGAAACGTATTCGCAACAGAGCCTCCCAGGAACGTCTGACCGTGTTGATTGACAAATTCACTGACGATCAaaagggagctgctgctgagatgggtatgcaggtTCTGATGGATGTCCGGTGTACGAACCTTGTCAACCCGAtatgcgactggcttggtgagataTACGATCCCGCCTCCAGAGAATTCGTGATCCTGGGACGGGGAAGACTTCCATTGAatgaggaatccgtgttctgcactttgggtgtgcctcgGGGACATATCAAAGTCCCGTACGAGGTTAATAATGAGATCGAGGAAGAGCTGTtcgcccgtttgtttcctgggttggaGGCAATGCCGAACACGTCTGTACTGGCAGATTCTCTGCAGGACATGACGACGCACGGAGAAgttttcaagatgaagctactcatgtacctcatctcagctgttttcgcgccgaccacttctcttcgcccaagcaacaaatgtttccccatcctggtgaatgatccatGCTCGCTACTGCCAGTGTTTTCGTTGCGTTTCTTCCGTTTTGATTTCTGACGCGGCAACCTTTTTTGCCCTGAAATTTTGTGTGGTGCAGGCGAATCTGAAAAACGTGAAGAGTATGAACTGGTGTAAGTTTATTGCCGACTTTCTCCACGATGCTTTCAaaaacaagatgtaccagaagggttgtcgtCTGCACTTAATGGTATTTTATTTTCACCAGATCTCTGTGTGAACTCTTTGTTTATAACGTACTTTTTATTTCATGCATGACAATCTggtcataacaagatggcaactgccatagtgacaatgtggcaactgccataatgacaaCGTGGCAACTGTCATACTGACAATGTGGCAACTACCTTCATATTAGCATGGCAACTgccatcacactttgatggcaactaACACATACATATTATCGTTGGATCATACATTATCCTGCTCTTTTTTTTCTGAACTACAATTTAACCACGATGGCAActgatattttcttttctttgcaaAATTGTTTTAAATCAGCTCATGTATGTCGACTCTCTTGATCTGTCCACCATGGATTTCACCGggataggaggcccgccgcctactcacaagtttgctgtttctgcgtggaccatcagcgctgtcaaggctgtgcttgccgcagaCAGGGCAACTGATGGCACATATGGAAAACTACAGGTTAGTTTTTGTTTATGTCTTTTTCACACGGCATGCTTACAAATTTGACACGACGCAACCGTCCGTGGTTTATAAGGCATGCTTacaatttctttttttgtttttcatagctgatggccaagcatgctatagactacagcgtgtttggggggcctcaaagatttgaaaagtggatggacgtgcactcagctccgtcttgccctTCTGAGGTAATCAAAATGTCCACATCTACGGTTTGCCGTGGATTACATGTTGATGTCGCGGAAGCGAATGCAGTACGGGCGTTGTTTTTGTTGATGCTTCTTGTtttcgtgcacaggcgagggcaccagtggagcatctaattgggcagtttgcatccggaatgaccggcctgctcgggaagttggttgaggggtggacgtccctcagtgcctctgacagcgacgcggttgcgaggcagttcacttcatttgtcccagaacgtacacatcggccaaccggttgccgtggccggtatgactacaacagcTCCCAAGAGCCCGGTGACACACAGGATGATGTGGATGGAGACGCTGGCCTCagcaaggacgacgacgatgacaccGATGACGATGAACACGCTGAAGTTCGCACATGCGGCAACAAGGGCAAGGATGCAACAGGTGCCCACCCACCGGAGAAAGTGACAGAACATACggctgcgagaggcgagggggttttgccatcaaggagggggagggctccagaggatgttgggcagggttctgctggcaagaggtctaggatcGATCCCGTAGCTGCCAGGAAGAGGTTCGACTCTCAATTTTAGTTTTCTGCTGTGTATCTTTTCTTTGGAAAAATCTTATCCATTTCTTTTGCACTTGTTTTTTGTCAAGCGCGGCAATTAGTTTGTTGTCTGACAATTGCCACCTTCTTTTTTCCTTCCATCTGTTGCGTGCAGTGAGCCGACCGCTGGTGGACGAGCAGCTACGAAGAAACAGgcgccaacgccaacccgtgtttctgctcgcttgaacaaaggtgcccccattgccggtgacatcccttccaccaggtcttctgctcgtacgacgacgaccaacaccggggatcctgtcgtgttgcctGACCTGAGGAAGGCAGTCAAGAAGTAGGTTTCTCCATGTGCTTTTCATTTTGAGATAGCGGTTTTTTTCTTGATTTTTCAATGCAACTGGTCTGCTTTTGTCACATGTTCTTCTGTTATCATCCCCCACGAGGCAACTGCTGTTTTTTCCAAATGATTTCTTCCTTCATTTTTTAAATGTATGGCAACTCCTATTATCTTTACATGGCAACTGGCATCTAGGCCAAATGGCAACTATTTCTGTACCTAATGGCAACTGTCATCTTTTTTTTACCATTTTCTTCTGAGAGTTCATCCCCCACCTAATTTTGAAATTGCATTCCTCACAGATCAGACATTTCTATCATTCCTTTCAATTTGCCTAACTTTGATAACTGCTGCtgtatggcaactgctaactatgGCACATGGCAACTCATGACccccttacatggcaactaccagctttttccacttgtttttagttttttaatgcttctatcattgcaaacatatttttttgtccatttttttcataccatttttcacgtgctttttttcctttgcagggtgaagaagactactacgcacggggccaagcatatcagtagagacccactcgaacgcctgcattcaaagttgtcaacaggTGGCAACTCAGATGTACATGAGGCGCCAGGCGACAATACTGCTGCTGCACCGTCAACTGCTCCCACTAACTCTGatgcaagtggccgaccatctccgccggctgtagatgtgcaggctagaacaacaggcatccgtacatcggggagtgacgagtcggtatccgccaggacagctgaaatattgccaactcttctggcaatgaaggatgctgctgtgagccatgccaccccattAGCAAGCGTCGAAGTGGATGCTCCTGAGACCAACCtaggcaaggaagattcccgctcatctgacactgattccaagcgcgtgcCTGGTGTCTCACCTGTGTCCATGACAGAAGCGGCTGAGGCGGCACTTCACAAGGATATGCCATTTGCAGATGAGAAtcctggcacaacagctccagctcctgtcagtggagatactgctaaggcgaccgttccgcgtgctggtcttccacataggcgtcgtagcccccgcaagcaatcaaCAGACATACCCAATGCTCCGGATGTAGCTAGGAGCAGGAGAGACGAATCTGGTTATGTtcctgcgtccacactgttcccgccACCTGCAAAAATCAATGTGATGGAGAAACCGCAAGACCGgagcacaactgatgcaggtgtCAAGCCGGGCACGAGTGACGCAGAGGAACGCCCGGAGCAGACTGCGCCTTCACCCGCAGCGGAAATCCCCAGcataaatctgcgcacttccaggcTCCCATTCAATGTCGGTGTCCCCTACAGTCCAAACAAGAAGATTTTCATGAAAGCTGCGGCTGAGACCGCTGACAACACGCCCCGCCCTGCAAATAAGGCCGATCATTTTGTAGCggccgattcagatatgtttgtcgatctttcacccttggattctgccccgaaagtcgttcgtggtccggccagtaggaatgagaggcacccaatggcctttaccccaccgagcttcagcctcggcgtcagtCAAGATCAACCGGTGGTGCACGATCCTAtaccagttgcctttgctttcccaggaggcatgcccacaatgatggcgcagccaatggtcgagggcaggaaggctgtcaagttcgcagagCCAATTGTGCAAGGTACACTCATCACGCACTTACGATTTTCTTGTATACATGTTTGTAGTTTGACTTTTGTCCCAATCGCATTCTTTGGGGGTCCTCACTTGTGATGGCAACTGCCATGTGacgacatggcaactggatttgatgcACCATGTCACCTACGTTTTTTTCTTGCTGCCATGCTGCGTTTGACATTTGGGCAAGCACGTGGCAACTGAAGTTAtttcaacatggcaactgtagttgttgtcacatggcaaatacagttcagtacacatggcaactggatttgccacaTCATGCCACCTGCATTTTTTCTACCATGCTGCATTTTTTCATACGGCATTCACATGGCAAGTGGAGCCGACACGCAACATTGGCAACTGCAGTTGCTGTGACATGGTACCTACAGTACAACTAGGTGGCAACTACAGTGCAACTACATGGCAATTGTATTTGCTATGTCATAGCGACTGTAGTTGGACCACCCATGGCAACTGCCCCACTTTTTCTACCTACATATCACATCATGGACCTTTACTTCCTCACAATCCATCTGTTTTTGGATTTTATATGTATCCTAACCCACTTTTTTTTAATATTCattgcagccacccctgaggagatttcaccgTCACTTGATGAAGTTTACCGCATGATCGAGGAGACAGCATTGCAGAGGAGTTCCTCACGAGGGCAAGGGTAATCAAGTTCCAATGTGCCTGCAGatacggtatctgaggataccattaggagtgTCACCCCTGGTCCTGTGAGGCAGCAAAGGGTAGTTCACCCACCCCCCgcggaagactacgagcccgaattCAGGGCCACTAAGGAACAGACCCAGCTGTACGATATCGTCAAGCGTTTTGGAAATGCGAGGACcaacagcaagcacatgaaggagctgaaagcgtaaattACCATACCCCCATAATCTCTCATCTTGCTTGCTCTTTTTTACCATTTATCTACTTCGTACTTTTTATAAATGGTCCGCTTACGTTTTAGTTCTTTCATATATTTTTTTTACTTAGTAGgcatgattcttccatgctatatcgttttcatacagctcatgtttggacagaacgaAAGTCATTCAGTGCGgagcgacgtacgtcgacctgggtgatcttgccgagtccgtgaggccaaacggAAAAATGTCGATGaatgtagttgcatgcgggatcgactacatcaacaatcaCACCGATGTATGCGCCGACAAGAtaatcatgcattacagtgtgacctgcaaaatatgggatggtgacttccaccacaaaatcctgaggaacAATTTTGCACAACACGGTGACttcaagctcacactgaagaaatatgtgagttCTCCTTTCCTGTCTGCACCGTTTTTTCACATGGCGTGGTTTTTTGCCAGAACCTGTACTTGTGTTTGTGTGGCAGAAGTTTTCATGTGGCAACAGTTGCCGTGCACACTGACTTCTTGATTTTTTGTATCCCCatgcaaactatgtggcaacttgaTAGTAAAATACATGGATCATTTTGTTCATACAATGGACGGCAACTTTCTTTTCAACTACTCCCACCCATAATCAAACATTCTACGTGATTCTAATTTTTTTGTCCCTCTGTTGTTCTTTCATGTGAACTTTGTATCTCATTTCTTCACTTTTTTaaatgcaggtcatgttccccatgttccaggagcttgcaccacacgaccgacacgacaagtgtggtcaccactatgcggtctgtcttgacctgaagaaccaacgtatcgaggtgcttgattcaatccgttcggaagctgatgcagaccttactacgcatgcCGAATTATTCATCAAGAACCTCAAAGAGACTTGGAACCGTCACTACAAAcattcaaaggtccagatcaggcaTTTCCCGACTGAGTATGTGGCGACTGTGAAGCAAGGGAACACGTATTTCTTTTAACCCGCTCCTTCATGTGCCATTTTTACATCAATCCACCCCCTCTTTTTGTCGACACATCTGAACTGAAGTCCATCTTTGCTGCAGCTGTCCATTTTTGCGTGTTCACTTGAACTTTTTTTCCTCGTGCAGGACGGACTGTGGCTTTCACGCGctggaatactttgcaaagtgggaaggcagaATTGTCCCCGCTATCACAGATGCAACGGTCGTTGAGCTCCGAAAAATCTGCACATGGAACTGGctgacgaatgaagatttcaacaagcggtccggagcacgcgagttcgtggaggaagctgtcaagcaagtcatcaagaagtacaagtgatcacgtggcgtTACACACCAGACGCACACCTTACATTCTGTTGttgaggaatgtaaggtactatctatCTGTTCTTTGTCGAAAACTATGTTTTGTGTGCTACGTTATGACTGCAACCTCGTGTAGCCTACTATGTAATGGTGGCGTGTTAGCGACATTTTTAGTGTTTTCTGTAATACATGTGTGGACGTGAACCTATTTTAGGCGTTACATCAGATCTGTTTTTATGTTTATCATTACGACAGTGGTTTCGTCGTTTCTAGCATTGTTTTTTGCTGTTTCGAATGCGTCTGCgatgttttcaaaaaaaaagatggcaaatgtagttcaaCAGACATGGTTAGTGAAAGTCATCGTCATTTTTTCATTTTTGGCTGTTTTGCTTGTTCTTTTTCATCGCTAATTGCACCGGCTAGCATTGGGTAGGTTTATCATGTAGCC is from Triticum aestivum cultivar Chinese Spring chromosome 3A, IWGSC CS RefSeq v2.1, whole genome shotgun sequence and encodes:
- the LOC123061054 gene encoding uncharacterized isomerase BH0283; the protein is MAKKGIQYVVVDAFTAEPFKGHPAAVCFLEDDAAAPTGDGRWMQSVAVEFNQSQTAFVSRDSSSLAAGAAIPRFHLRWFTTVTEVALCGHATLATAHFLFTAVLGERHGVVEFATKSGILTAKKVPAPETEEQGKLFIELNFPMSDYVGCDPADELPSIPETLNGASVVSVHKSLTTTDFIVELSSGKEVADLLPNIEEIGKCAGRGVIVTGPAPPGSGYDFFSRFFCPKFGIDEDPVCGSAHCVLAPYWGEKLGKQKLIAFQASPRSGTLYLELDVANKRVLIQGEAVTIMSGTLFA